A part of Silvimonas soli genomic DNA contains:
- a CDS encoding PaaI family thioesterase, with protein sequence MNGLWLPVEEPVFFDQLQQWFMNLPHCRMLGMEFANAERGRITLKLPFSEKLIGNPDTRVIHGGVVTSLIDTASGTAIYSLLSAPEPVATLDLRIDYLRPARPDLPVYCTAECYRLTDHVAFTRATAYQEDPEKPVAHGVATFARGMEPKGSAGINATHGAKA encoded by the coding sequence ATGAACGGCTTGTGGCTGCCGGTCGAAGAACCGGTGTTTTTTGATCAGTTACAGCAGTGGTTCATGAACTTGCCACACTGCCGCATGCTGGGTATGGAATTTGCCAATGCCGAGCGTGGCCGCATTACCCTCAAATTGCCCTTCAGTGAAAAGCTGATTGGTAATCCGGATACCCGGGTTATCCACGGCGGTGTAGTGACCTCCCTGATTGATACCGCCAGTGGCACTGCCATCTATTCCTTGTTGTCGGCACCTGAACCGGTGGCGACGCTTGATCTGCGCATTGATTATCTGCGCCCGGCCCGGCCGGATCTGCCCGTTTATTGCACTGCCGAGTGCTATCGCCTGACCGATCACGTCGCCTTTACCCGCGCCACAGCGTATCAGGAAGATCCGGAAAAACCGGTTGCCCACGGCGTGGCCACATTTGCGCGCGGCATGGAGCCCAAGGGTAGTGCCGGAATCAACGCCACTCATGGAGCGAAAGCATGA
- the serC gene encoding 3-phosphoserine/phosphohydroxythreonine transaminase, translating to MTQVYNFSSGPAVLPRDVLLTVQAELTDWHGSGMCVMEMSHRGKEFTQIIHEAEADFRKLLNIPANYKVLFIQGGAHFNFSMIPLNLATETSVVDYVDTGHWSRIAIKEARRYANVNIAASNEDRHGSYVPDEAGWKRSDNAAYLHYCSNETIGGVEFPFAPESGDTPLVCDMSSNILSRTLDVSKFGLIYAGAQKNIGPSGLNLVIVREDLLGNARVGTPTMLDYQVHAAADSLYNTPPTFGIYVAGLVFKWLLANGGVPAMEARNIEKASLLYETIDASSGFYNCPIERPFRSRMNVPFRLADEALDDAFLEAAQAHGLLQLKGHRSVGGMRASIYNAMPLEGVRVLSEFMRDFARGH from the coding sequence ATGACCCAAGTCTATAATTTCAGCTCCGGCCCCGCGGTTCTGCCGCGTGATGTGTTACTGACCGTTCAAGCGGAATTAACCGATTGGCATGGCTCCGGCATGTGCGTCATGGAAATGAGCCATCGCGGCAAAGAATTCACCCAGATCATTCACGAAGCCGAAGCGGATTTTCGCAAGCTGCTGAACATCCCCGCCAACTACAAAGTGCTGTTTATCCAGGGTGGCGCGCACTTCAATTTCAGCATGATCCCATTGAATCTGGCGACTGAAACCAGTGTGGTGGATTACGTGGATACCGGTCACTGGTCGCGCATTGCCATTAAAGAAGCGCGGCGCTATGCCAATGTAAACATCGCGGCATCCAACGAAGACCGGCATGGCTCGTACGTGCCGGACGAAGCGGGCTGGAAGCGCAGCGACAATGCTGCATATCTGCATTACTGCTCCAACGAAACCATTGGCGGTGTCGAGTTTCCGTTTGCGCCAGAGAGTGGTGATACGCCGCTGGTGTGCGATATGTCGTCCAATATCCTGTCGCGCACACTGGATGTCAGCAAGTTCGGGTTGATCTACGCCGGTGCGCAAAAAAATATCGGCCCGTCGGGCCTGAATCTGGTGATCGTGCGCGAAGACTTGCTGGGCAATGCCCGCGTTGGGACGCCGACCATGCTGGATTACCAGGTGCACGCTGCGGCCGATTCGCTCTACAACACGCCGCCTACTTTTGGTATTTACGTCGCTGGCCTGGTGTTCAAGTGGCTGCTGGCCAATGGCGGTGTGCCGGCCATGGAAGCGCGCAATATCGAGAAGGCTTCACTGCTTTATGAGACGATCGACGCTTCCAGCGGTTTTTACAATTGCCCGATCGAGCGTCCGTTCCGTTCGCGCATGAATGTGCCGTTCCGGCTGGCCGATGAAGCGCTGGATGACGCTTTCCTCGAAGCCGCGCAAGCGCATGGTTTACTGCAGCTCAAAGGCCATCGTTCAGTTGGTGGCATGCGGGCTTCGATCTACAACGCCATGCCGCTGGAAGGCGTGCGGGTGCTGAGCGAGTTCATGCGCGATTTTGCGCGCGGCCATTAA
- a CDS encoding metallopeptidase TldD-related protein: protein MSMHQDNRQHFYALADRVTSQLHAGEGFTLWLQGETSDFVRFNHGLVRQAGQVAQVYLTIRLVQGQKHISQRVVLTGQAEDAEQVSAVLLDLRAALVDAAQDPHLLLAETVNSTESIQPNQLPPTEQIVEDIIAAAAGSDVVGILAAGPVFFGFANHYGQRNWHETASWNFDWSLYSHGDKAVKRGGAGFVWDAAAIRADIAAARTQAELLSRPAHSLAPGGYRAYLTPSALGEIAALLNWGGFSEKSLRTKRSSLLKLAEGAAFSPSVSMADDSAGGLEPSFQQEGFIKPARIPLVAEGRLAGSLVSPRTAREYDIPSNGASAQEGSESFSMAGGDLPQADALKALGTGLYISNLWYLNFSDRPAARITGMTRFACFWVENGEIVAPLNVMRFDDSLYRIFGSELEALTRETEFLADAGSYGHRSSASQRLPGLLLKDLKLVL from the coding sequence ATGAGCATGCATCAAGACAACCGTCAGCATTTTTATGCGCTGGCCGACCGGGTTACCAGCCAGTTGCACGCTGGCGAGGGCTTTACGCTGTGGCTGCAAGGCGAAACTTCGGACTTCGTGCGCTTTAATCACGGGCTGGTGCGCCAGGCGGGGCAAGTAGCGCAGGTCTATCTGACTATTCGCCTGGTGCAGGGACAAAAGCATATCTCGCAGCGCGTGGTGCTGACTGGGCAGGCTGAAGATGCGGAACAGGTATCCGCCGTGTTGCTAGACCTGCGTGCCGCACTGGTTGATGCCGCCCAAGACCCGCACCTGCTGCTGGCCGAAACCGTCAATTCCACCGAATCGATCCAGCCCAATCAATTGCCGCCGACCGAACAAATCGTTGAAGATATCATCGCCGCAGCGGCAGGCAGTGACGTGGTTGGCATTCTGGCAGCGGGTCCGGTGTTCTTTGGCTTTGCCAATCATTATGGTCAGCGCAACTGGCACGAAACCGCGAGCTGGAATTTTGACTGGAGCCTGTATTCGCACGGCGATAAAGCAGTGAAACGCGGTGGCGCCGGATTCGTATGGGATGCTGCAGCAATCCGCGCCGACATTGCCGCTGCGCGTACGCAAGCCGAATTGTTAAGCCGCCCGGCTCATTCGCTGGCCCCTGGCGGTTATCGCGCCTACCTGACGCCATCCGCTCTGGGTGAGATTGCTGCACTACTTAATTGGGGCGGTTTCTCTGAAAAGAGCCTGCGCACCAAGCGTAGTTCGCTGTTAAAGCTGGCAGAAGGCGCTGCGTTCTCCCCAAGCGTATCGATGGCGGATGACTCGGCTGGCGGGCTGGAGCCTTCGTTCCAGCAAGAGGGCTTTATCAAACCTGCGCGCATCCCTTTGGTGGCAGAAGGGCGCCTGGCAGGCAGTCTGGTGAGCCCGCGGACCGCGCGCGAATACGACATTCCCAGCAATGGCGCCAGCGCACAGGAAGGTTCCGAATCGTTCAGTATGGCTGGCGGTGACTTGCCACAAGCGGACGCGCTCAAAGCGCTGGGCACCGGCTTATACATCAGCAATCTGTGGTATCTCAATTTCTCTGACCGGCCGGCAGCGCGGATTACCGGCATGACGCGGTTTGCGTGTTTCTGGGTGGAAAACGGCGAAATCGTGGCACCGTTGAACGTCATGCGTTTTGATGATTCTCTCTACCGGATTTTCGGTAGCGAACTGGAAGCACTCACCCGCGAGACCGAGTTCCTGGCTGATGCTGGTAGTTACGGTCACCGCAGCAGCGCCAGCCAGCGCTTGCCAGGTTTGCTGTTAAAGGATTTGAAGCTGGTGTTGTAA
- a CDS encoding TldD/PmbA family protein yields MFKPLIQRFRALEASVDFCSLRLVEEQSESLAVRQSVPQPIERRTERGAMITVIHRGGYGYAATADLSQSGLAAAFERAKAWAQATAGRSVFDYSKAALTHPVGQYHGPAAAAELDWDRKILMDLLMSESEACRLDERIVDWGVNLDRLDVRQLYLTSGGGEVEQSFRALIPALSATAYADGDSQTRSLGGQYNGYCRQGGLEVIDQSGLRGAGRRVADEALQLLTAPNCPSGKQDLLLMPSQMMLQIHESIGHPLELDRILGDERNYAGTSFVSLDMFGNYQYGSPLLNVTYDPSRSNEFAAYGWDDDGTPAEKTFLIRNGQLEHPLGGTISQARAGERGLDLGGVANSRACNWNRAPIDRMANLNIEAGDQTLEQLVAGIEHGVLMDTNVSWSIDDSRNKFQFSCEWGRVIENGELKGVVKNPGYRGISATFWRSLKAVGNQGTDDVMGTPYCGKGEPNQVIRVGHASPACVFGDVEVFGGEV; encoded by the coding sequence ATGTTCAAACCCCTTATTCAGCGCTTCAGGGCGCTAGAAGCCAGCGTCGATTTTTGCTCGCTGCGCCTCGTTGAAGAGCAATCAGAAAGCCTAGCGGTACGCCAGAGCGTGCCGCAACCGATTGAGCGGCGCACTGAACGCGGCGCGATGATCACCGTGATCCATCGCGGTGGTTACGGTTATGCTGCCACTGCCGATTTGTCACAAAGTGGCCTGGCTGCCGCGTTTGAGCGGGCCAAAGCCTGGGCGCAAGCCACGGCCGGGCGCTCGGTCTTCGACTACTCCAAAGCTGCGCTGACTCATCCCGTGGGCCAATATCACGGCCCGGCCGCTGCAGCCGAACTCGACTGGGACCGCAAAATTTTGATGGATTTGCTGATGAGCGAATCCGAAGCCTGTCGGCTGGATGAACGCATCGTCGATTGGGGCGTGAATCTGGACCGGCTGGACGTGCGCCAGTTGTATTTGACTTCAGGTGGCGGCGAAGTCGAGCAATCGTTTCGCGCTTTGATTCCGGCGTTGTCGGCCACGGCCTATGCCGATGGCGATTCACAAACGCGCAGTCTGGGTGGCCAGTACAACGGTTATTGCCGTCAGGGCGGCCTCGAAGTAATTGATCAGTCGGGTTTGCGCGGTGCCGGTCGGCGCGTGGCGGATGAAGCGCTGCAATTGCTGACCGCGCCCAATTGCCCGTCGGGCAAGCAAGACTTGCTGCTGATGCCATCGCAAATGATGCTGCAGATTCACGAGAGCATTGGCCATCCACTGGAGCTGGACCGCATTCTGGGTGACGAGCGCAATTACGCCGGGACCAGCTTTGTATCGCTGGATATGTTCGGCAATTATCAGTACGGCTCGCCGCTGCTGAACGTGACCTACGACCCAAGCCGCAGCAACGAATTTGCCGCGTACGGTTGGGATGACGATGGCACGCCTGCCGAGAAAACCTTCCTGATCCGCAACGGTCAACTGGAACACCCACTGGGCGGCACCATTTCGCAAGCGCGGGCGGGTGAGCGCGGGCTGGATCTGGGCGGAGTTGCGAATAGCCGCGCCTGCAATTGGAACCGTGCGCCGATCGACCGCATGGCCAATCTGAATATCGAAGCTGGTGACCAGACGCTGGAACAACTCGTCGCCGGGATTGAGCATGGCGTGCTGATGGACACCAATGTGTCATGGTCAATTGATGACTCGCGCAATAAATTCCAGTTCAGTTGCGAATGGGGCCGTGTGATCGAAAACGGCGAACTCAAAGGCGTGGTCAAAAACCCGGGCTACCGTGGGATTTCCGCCACCTTCTGGCGCTCACTCAAAGCCGTTGGCAATCAAGGCACCGACGACGTTATGGGCACGCCATATTGCGGCAAAGGCGAGCCGAATCAGGTTATTCGTGTTGGGCATGCTTCACCCGCTTGCGTGTTTGGCGATGTCGAAGTCTTCGGGGGAGAGGTGTAA
- a CDS encoding NAD(P)-dependent alcohol dehydrogenase has product MALNIRSYSTPSATATLGPALVTRRDPRANDVVIDILYCGVCHSDLHQARNDWHNSIYPMVPGHEIIGRVSSVGGSVSNFKAGDLVGVGCLVDSCQHCASCAEGLEQYCEKYPTPTYNGLDRHDGLPTFGGYSERIVVSDKFVVRVSDKIDPKAAAPLLCAGITTYSPLKHWKVGKGDKVAVIGLGGLGHMGLKFAKAMGAEVTLFTRSPGKEAEARRLGADHVVLSTDQAQMEAVANSFSFILDTVPYSHDLNPYTNTLKRDGTLVLVGLLGPVEPVLQTVPLVLGRRQVAGSCIGGIAETQEMMDFCAEHGIVSDIEVIDIQNINDAYERMLKSDVKYRFVIDMASLQRDF; this is encoded by the coding sequence ATGGCTTTGAACATTCGCAGCTATTCCACCCCATCCGCAACAGCCACGCTGGGCCCGGCACTGGTCACCCGTCGTGACCCACGCGCCAATGACGTAGTCATCGACATTCTCTACTGCGGCGTTTGCCACTCGGACCTGCACCAAGCCCGTAACGACTGGCACAACTCGATTTACCCGATGGTGCCTGGCCACGAAATCATTGGCCGCGTCAGCAGCGTGGGCGGTAGCGTCTCCAACTTCAAGGCGGGCGATCTGGTCGGCGTCGGTTGCCTGGTGGATTCCTGCCAACATTGCGCCTCATGTGCCGAAGGGCTGGAGCAATATTGCGAGAAATACCCGACGCCGACTTACAACGGCCTGGATCGTCACGATGGCTTGCCAACCTTTGGTGGCTACTCGGAACGCATCGTGGTTTCGGACAAATTCGTGGTGCGCGTTTCCGACAAGATCGACCCGAAAGCCGCCGCCCCGCTGTTGTGCGCCGGCATTACCACTTACTCGCCGCTCAAACACTGGAAAGTGGGCAAGGGCGATAAAGTGGCGGTGATAGGCTTGGGCGGTCTGGGTCATATGGGTCTGAAGTTTGCCAAAGCGATGGGTGCAGAAGTCACGCTGTTTACCCGCTCGCCCGGCAAAGAAGCCGAAGCCCGTCGCCTTGGTGCCGATCATGTGGTGCTCTCCACCGATCAAGCCCAGATGGAGGCCGTGGCCAATAGCTTCAGTTTCATTCTGGATACCGTGCCGTACTCGCACGATCTGAACCCGTACACCAACACGCTCAAGCGCGATGGCACACTGGTACTGGTCGGTCTGTTGGGCCCGGTGGAGCCGGTACTGCAAACCGTGCCGCTGGTATTGGGTCGTCGTCAGGTGGCCGGTTCGTGCATCGGCGGCATTGCAGAAACCCAGGAAATGATGGATTTCTGCGCGGAACATGGCATCGTTAGTGATATTGAAGTCATCGACATCCAGAACATCAACGACGCCTATGAGCGCATGCTTAAAAGCGACGTGAAGTACCGCTTCGTGATCGATATGGCGTCTTTGCAGCGCGATTTCTGA
- a CDS encoding TIGR00730 family Rossman fold protein — MKSVVVFCGSRHGERPEYAAAARELGQLLAQRELTLVYGGGRVGLMGVMAQAALEAGGKVIGVIPEFMQERELGLTECTELIVVDSMHTRKARMAELADAFIAMAGGFGTFDELFEILTWGQIGIHGKPVGVLNTAGYYDGMRQFLDATMTEGFVRESELAKLQCADTPAALLDQLAATPLLPARWAKADLFSKT; from the coding sequence ATGAAATCCGTTGTTGTATTTTGTGGCTCGCGCCACGGCGAGCGCCCCGAATATGCTGCTGCCGCGCGCGAACTGGGTCAATTGCTGGCGCAGCGCGAGCTGACGCTGGTTTATGGCGGTGGTCGCGTGGGCTTGATGGGCGTCATGGCCCAAGCTGCCCTGGAAGCGGGCGGCAAAGTGATCGGCGTGATTCCGGAATTCATGCAAGAGCGTGAGCTTGGCCTGACTGAATGCACCGAGCTGATCGTGGTGGATTCCATGCATACTCGCAAAGCGCGCATGGCAGAGCTGGCCGATGCCTTTATCGCCATGGCTGGCGGCTTTGGCACCTTTGACGAATTGTTCGAGATTCTGACCTGGGGCCAGATTGGCATTCACGGCAAGCCCGTTGGCGTGCTTAACACCGCTGGCTATTACGACGGAATGCGCCAGTTTCTGGATGCTACGATGACCGAAGGTTTTGTGCGCGAATCGGAGCTGGCCAAGCTGCAATGTGCCGATACACCCGCCGCCTTGCTGGATCAACTGGCCGCCACGCCGCTGCTGCCAGCGCGTTGGGCCAAAGCCGACCTCTTCAGCAAAACCTGA
- the pheA gene encoding prephenate dehydratase, translating into MSDELLKVHRDAIDSIDAEILKLLNQRAEHARTIGEIKGGGVVYRPEREAQVLARIKTLNPGPLSDEAAAKLFREVMSACLALERPLTIAYLGPEGTFSQAASIKHFGHAAHTQACGSIDEAFRVVEAGSADYVVAPVENSTEGAVGRTLDLMVTSPLNICGEVVLRIHHHLLRKGEGVAGILRVYSHAQSLAQCHEWLNKNLPAGVERISVSSNAEAARLASKEPNSAAIAGDAAAERFGLTKLAENIEDEPNNTTRFLVLGAQQTGPSGRDRTSLVVSAPNRPGALASLVEPLASNGVSMSKFESRPSRTGLWEYVFFVDIEGHVSDAKVATALEGLRNVAAFVKVLGSYPQAVI; encoded by the coding sequence ATGTCCGACGAGCTGCTAAAAGTGCACCGTGATGCCATTGATAGCATTGATGCCGAAATTCTCAAGCTGCTGAACCAGCGCGCCGAGCACGCCCGGACCATTGGAGAAATCAAGGGTGGCGGCGTGGTATATCGGCCCGAACGCGAAGCGCAGGTGCTGGCACGTATCAAAACTCTGAACCCGGGACCGTTGTCGGACGAAGCCGCCGCCAAGCTGTTCCGGGAAGTGATGTCCGCCTGCCTGGCGCTGGAACGCCCGCTGACCATTGCTTATCTGGGTCCGGAAGGCACTTTCAGCCAGGCTGCGTCGATCAAGCACTTTGGTCACGCTGCGCATACGCAGGCCTGTGGCTCTATTGATGAAGCATTCCGCGTGGTTGAAGCCGGTTCGGCCGATTACGTCGTGGCGCCGGTTGAGAACTCCACCGAAGGCGCTGTGGGCCGCACGCTGGATTTGATGGTGACATCGCCACTCAATATCTGCGGTGAAGTCGTGCTGCGCATTCACCATCATCTGCTGCGTAAGGGTGAGGGTGTTGCAGGCATTTTGCGTGTGTACTCGCATGCGCAGAGCCTGGCGCAGTGTCACGAGTGGCTGAACAAGAATCTGCCGGCAGGCGTCGAACGCATTTCCGTATCCAGTAATGCCGAAGCCGCACGCCTGGCTAGCAAAGAGCCCAATAGTGCGGCGATTGCTGGCGATGCCGCTGCCGAACGTTTTGGCCTGACCAAGCTGGCCGAGAATATCGAAGACGAACCCAACAACACCACGCGTTTCCTGGTGCTGGGCGCGCAACAAACCGGGCCGTCCGGGCGTGACCGCACCTCGCTGGTGGTGTCGGCACCGAACCGCCCGGGCGCTCTGGCCTCGCTGGTGGAACCATTGGCGAGCAATGGCGTGTCGATGAGCAAGTTTGAGTCGCGCCCCAGCCGCACTGGTTTGTGGGAGTACGTGTTCTTTGTGGATATTGAAGGCCATGTGTCCGACGCCAAAGTGGCTACGGCGCTGGAAGGGCTGCGCAACGTGGCGGCCTTTGTCAAAGTGCTGGGGTCGTACCCGCAAGCCGTGATTTAA
- a CDS encoding PaaI family thioesterase produces MSSLANIQTIDDLSVAIAAIPYATLLGIRVREEAGEPLFYLPFQDHNIGNTILPALHGGVIGGFLENAAVLHLMWQREGEGIPRVIDFSIDYLRSGRAQELYCHCEIVRQGKRIANVLMTAWQDDRAKPVAQARAHFLLA; encoded by the coding sequence ATGAGTTCGCTCGCCAATATCCAGACCATTGACGATTTATCTGTGGCCATTGCTGCCATTCCTTATGCCACTTTGCTTGGCATCAGGGTGCGCGAAGAAGCGGGCGAGCCTTTGTTTTACCTGCCATTTCAGGACCACAACATCGGCAACACAATCCTGCCAGCACTGCATGGTGGCGTGATTGGTGGCTTTCTGGAAAACGCTGCAGTGCTGCATTTGATGTGGCAGCGTGAAGGTGAAGGCATTCCTCGTGTCATCGATTTTTCTATCGACTATCTGCGCAGTGGCCGGGCGCAAGAACTCTATTGCCATTGCGAGATCGTGCGCCAAGGCAAGCGTATCGCCAACGTGCTGATGACGGCCTGGCAGGATGATCGAGCCAAGCCGGTAGCACAGGCCCGCGCACACTTCTTGCTCGCTTGA
- the hisC gene encoding histidinol-phosphate transaminase codes for MSLRDLAPEYVRAIAPYQPGKPIGELAREMGLNPDDIVKLASNENPLGLSPKAKAAMEREIAELARYPDGNGFDLKAKIAQKYGLELNQIVLGNGSNDVLELVSHAFLTTSDSAVYSQYSFAVYALATQAVGAEQIEVRAVDYGHDLTAMRAAIKPNTKVVWIANPNNPTGTLARPGDLVEFLESCPANVLVVLDEAYTEYLAPEKRPDTLAWVKRFPNIIVVRTFSKAYSLAGLRVGFAITSAEVADILNRVRQPFNVNSLAQAAACAALDDVEFLNESRRVNDAGMKQLTDAFTRLGLPFIPSYGNFVTFHCGDAAALNQFLLRKGVIVRPIAGYGLPDSLRVSIGLPEENARFIAALEDALGD; via the coding sequence ATGTCTCTGCGCGATCTAGCCCCCGAATACGTCCGTGCAATTGCACCTTATCAACCTGGCAAGCCGATTGGCGAGCTGGCCCGGGAAATGGGTTTGAACCCGGACGATATCGTCAAACTCGCTTCCAATGAAAACCCGCTGGGTTTGAGCCCGAAAGCCAAAGCGGCTATGGAGCGCGAGATTGCCGAACTGGCCCGCTATCCGGATGGCAATGGCTTTGATCTGAAAGCCAAAATCGCGCAGAAGTACGGCCTGGAACTGAACCAGATCGTTTTGGGCAACGGTTCCAATGACGTTCTGGAACTGGTCTCACACGCCTTTCTCACGACCAGCGATTCGGCGGTGTATTCGCAATACAGCTTTGCGGTGTACGCGCTGGCTACCCAAGCCGTTGGTGCTGAGCAAATTGAAGTGCGCGCCGTGGATTATGGCCATGACCTGACTGCCATGCGTGCCGCCATCAAACCCAATACCAAAGTGGTGTGGATTGCCAATCCGAACAATCCGACCGGCACACTGGCGCGCCCTGGCGATCTGGTCGAGTTTCTGGAGTCATGTCCCGCCAATGTGCTGGTGGTGCTGGACGAGGCCTACACCGAATATCTGGCGCCAGAAAAGCGCCCGGATACGCTGGCCTGGGTGAAGCGCTTTCCCAATATCATTGTGGTTCGCACTTTCTCCAAAGCCTATAGCTTGGCGGGTTTGCGTGTCGGCTTCGCCATAACCAGTGCTGAAGTGGCCGATATCCTCAATCGGGTGCGTCAGCCGTTTAACGTGAATAGCCTGGCGCAAGCCGCTGCCTGCGCCGCGCTGGATGACGTCGAATTCCTGAACGAATCGCGCCGCGTTAACGACGCGGGCATGAAACAACTGACGGATGCCTTTACCCGCCTTGGCCTGCCGTTTATTCCAAGCTATGGCAACTTCGTGACCTTTCACTGCGGTGACGCGGCAGCGCTCAACCAGTTCTTGCTGCGCAAAGGCGTGATCGTGCGACCGATTGCCGGGTACGGTTTGCCAGATAGCCTGCGGGTGTCGATTGGTTTGCCGGAAGAAAACGCGCGGTTTATTGCGGCGCTGGAAGACGCGCTGGGCGACTGA
- a CDS encoding outer membrane beta-barrel protein codes for MKIKRICIALAVMSGVTSVHALANGEFDGPFVGGKIGGNRSSADGKPYSGSVDSTLAAGLEAGYNWQLDSALIGLSATYDFVDSHNADHDNGSRRRNNYNSKYGSNGGSLDLKLGVPIENWLPYVKVGYGYVSGTDALDHLGAGAFHGGAGVEYKLAPNWGLAGEWTTTRPTDHDQKLRNNTLTLNLNYYFGGAAPAPVVAPVAPRPEPVVAPKPVVQEAPVPATEVVSKRFSLKSDVLFEYNKAVLKPAGKDALNAMFSQVAQMDVKQAQMAVTGYTDRLGSDKYNLDLGKRRAVAVANYLIGKGVPQGGMQALSQGKANPVTGNSCDKIKNRKKLIECLAPDRRVEIDVSGLHEVQQAR; via the coding sequence ATGAAAATCAAACGGATATGTATTGCTCTGGCGGTTATGTCAGGGGTTACCAGCGTGCACGCCTTGGCCAATGGCGAATTTGATGGCCCATTTGTCGGGGGCAAGATTGGCGGCAATCGCAGTAGCGCCGATGGCAAACCTTATTCCGGTTCTGTCGATTCCACTCTTGCAGCAGGGCTTGAGGCTGGCTACAACTGGCAACTGGACAGCGCGCTGATCGGCTTGAGCGCTACGTATGACTTTGTGGATAGCCACAATGCGGACCATGATAACGGCAGCCGTCGTCGTAACAACTACAACAGCAAGTACGGTAGCAATGGCGGTAGCCTCGATCTGAAACTGGGTGTGCCCATCGAAAACTGGCTACCGTATGTCAAGGTTGGCTATGGCTACGTCAGCGGCACTGATGCCCTTGATCATCTAGGCGCTGGTGCGTTTCATGGTGGCGCTGGCGTTGAATACAAACTGGCACCCAACTGGGGTCTGGCGGGTGAATGGACTACAACCCGCCCGACTGATCATGACCAGAAACTGCGCAACAACACCCTCACATTGAACCTGAACTACTACTTTGGTGGCGCCGCGCCAGCCCCGGTAGTAGCTCCCGTGGCACCAAGGCCTGAGCCGGTTGTTGCACCTAAACCGGTCGTTCAAGAAGCTCCGGTGCCGGCTACGGAGGTGGTGAGCAAGCGCTTCTCACTCAAGTCTGATGTGCTGTTCGAGTACAACAAAGCGGTGCTGAAACCTGCCGGTAAAGATGCGCTTAATGCGATGTTTAGCCAGGTTGCGCAGATGGATGTGAAGCAAGCCCAGATGGCAGTGACGGGCTATACCGACCGCTTGGGCTCTGACAAGTACAACCTTGATCTGGGCAAGCGTCGTGCCGTAGCCGTGGCGAATTACCTGATTGGCAAGGGTGTGCCGCAAGGTGGCATGCAGGCGCTGAGCCAAGGCAAGGCGAATCCGGTCACTGGCAATAGCTGTGACAAGATCAAGAACCGCAAGAAACTGATTGAGTGCCTGGCACCTGATCGTCGTGTGGAGATTGACGTGAGTGGCTTGCATGAAGTGCAGCAAGCGCGTTGA
- a CDS encoding DUF2059 domain-containing protein, producing the protein MIRRWFALIALLSGMFWLPTAVADAPDPEKTAVLQSLLQHLNVSQQLKESRKTAVRQTLDQYVQSMRTQVILAGYTDEQRAKVNAAMADFPAQIQPVIEQFVADAMPEDLVRQRLVQVYSDNFTLDELKELDRFYSTPAGQKEYRLTPQLASDMMAGFKERIQKLVPNYSHTINEKSRQFLHTACGCNIP; encoded by the coding sequence ATGATTCGTCGCTGGTTTGCCTTGATTGCGCTGCTGTCAGGCATGTTCTGGCTGCCAACCGCCGTTGCAGATGCGCCGGACCCTGAAAAAACGGCAGTCCTTCAATCTTTGCTGCAGCATTTAAATGTGAGCCAGCAGCTTAAAGAGAGCCGCAAAACGGCGGTGCGCCAGACGCTGGACCAGTATGTGCAGTCTATGCGTACCCAAGTCATATTGGCCGGATATACTGATGAACAACGGGCAAAAGTGAATGCTGCAATGGCGGATTTTCCGGCACAGATCCAGCCCGTCATTGAGCAATTTGTTGCTGACGCAATGCCCGAAGATCTGGTGCGCCAAAGGCTGGTGCAGGTTTATTCCGATAATTTCACGCTGGATGAGCTCAAAGAACTGGACCGGTTCTACAGCACACCCGCGGGCCAGAAAGAGTATCGGCTGACGCCACAGCTGGCGAGCGATATGATGGCAGGCTTCAAAGAGCGCATTCAAAAGTTGGTGCCGAACTACAGTCACACCATCAACGAAAAATCCCGGCAGTTTCTGCATACCGCCTGCGGTTGTAATATCCCCTGA